One Mycolicibacterium fortuitum subsp. fortuitum genomic window carries:
- the phnE gene encoding phosphonate ABC transporter, permease protein PhnE — protein MSTDLTERPTPAPPTPVRRPLPGLLHLVAVGAVLATLVAAWSIDFAPGTLLDGVDEVAALLERMIPPRLDDPGRIGGLAVETLLMAVLGTVLAAIASVPLAFLAARNTTPHPAVQAVARAIITFCRAMPDLLFAVLFVRALGIGVLPGILALALHSIGMLGKVFADAIEQTDPGPREAVRSTGVGYFREMLNAVAPQAVPSWIATFIYRIDINLRMSVVLGFVGAGGIGFALQDALRGLIYPRALGIACVILAIIAAMELLSIVIRRMLLDSAQSNPVRERAARFVFGGGLIAVCVSALVVLKINPLSLITWVGPAIEVFARMIPPNFSALGGELFSAAGQTVAIGVVSTAIGVVLSIPVGILAARNVTPHPAVYWLARAWILAVRAVPELILAVVFVAALGLGPIAGTCALAIGSIGFLAKLVADAVEEIDPGPLEAVRSVGGGWWKTLFSAVIPQAMPAMVGSSLYLFDVNVRTSTILGIVGAGGVGYLLFESIRTLNFDVAGAIVLVIFVIVYAIERLSGWIRSRLV, from the coding sequence GTGAGTACCGATCTGACCGAACGCCCGACACCCGCGCCACCCACGCCCGTACGCAGGCCGCTGCCCGGGCTGCTGCACCTGGTCGCGGTAGGCGCAGTGCTGGCCACCCTCGTCGCGGCCTGGTCCATCGACTTCGCGCCGGGAACCCTGCTGGACGGGGTTGACGAGGTTGCGGCGCTGTTGGAGCGGATGATTCCGCCCCGGCTGGACGACCCGGGACGCATCGGCGGGCTCGCGGTCGAGACCCTGCTGATGGCCGTGCTGGGAACAGTGCTCGCCGCGATCGCCTCAGTGCCGCTGGCGTTCCTGGCTGCCCGCAACACCACCCCGCACCCCGCCGTACAGGCGGTGGCCCGGGCCATCATCACGTTCTGCCGCGCCATGCCGGACCTGCTGTTCGCGGTTCTGTTCGTCCGGGCCCTCGGAATCGGTGTACTCCCTGGCATTCTCGCGTTGGCGCTGCATTCCATCGGCATGCTCGGCAAGGTGTTCGCCGATGCCATCGAGCAGACCGACCCGGGCCCACGGGAAGCGGTGCGCAGCACCGGCGTCGGGTACTTCCGCGAGATGCTCAACGCCGTGGCCCCCCAGGCCGTCCCGTCCTGGATCGCCACCTTCATCTACCGCATCGACATCAACCTGCGTATGTCGGTGGTGCTCGGCTTCGTCGGCGCCGGCGGCATCGGCTTCGCGTTGCAGGATGCGTTGCGGGGATTGATTTATCCGCGGGCACTCGGCATCGCCTGCGTCATCCTGGCGATCATCGCCGCGATGGAACTTCTGTCCATCGTGATCCGGCGGATGCTGCTGGATTCCGCACAGTCGAACCCGGTCCGGGAGCGCGCCGCGCGGTTCGTGTTCGGCGGTGGACTGATCGCGGTCTGCGTGTCGGCATTGGTGGTGCTGAAGATCAATCCGCTGTCACTGATCACCTGGGTCGGTCCGGCCATCGAGGTGTTCGCCCGGATGATCCCGCCCAACTTCTCGGCGCTGGGCGGCGAGTTGTTCAGCGCGGCAGGCCAAACCGTAGCCATCGGTGTGGTGTCGACGGCCATCGGTGTCGTGCTGTCGATCCCGGTCGGCATCCTGGCCGCCCGCAACGTCACTCCCCATCCGGCGGTCTACTGGCTGGCCCGGGCGTGGATCCTGGCGGTGCGGGCCGTGCCCGAGCTCATCCTGGCCGTGGTGTTCGTCGCCGCATTGGGCCTCGGGCCGATCGCCGGCACGTGCGCACTGGCCATCGGCTCGATCGGATTCCTGGCCAAACTGGTGGCCGATGCGGTCGAGGAGATCGATCCCGGCCCGCTGGAGGCGGTGCGATCGGTCGGCGGTGGCTGGTGGAAGACGTTGTTCTCCGCGGTGATTCCGCAAGCCATGCCGGCGATGGTCGGATCCAGCCTGTACCTGTTCGACGTGAACGTGCGGACCTCGACCATCCTGGGCATCGTCGGTGCGGGAGGTGTGGGCTACCTGTTGTTCGAGTCGATCCGCACGCTGAACTTCGATGTCGCCGGCGCGATCGTCCTCGTCATCTTCGTCATCGTCTACGCCATCGAAAGGTTGTCCGGATGGATCAGATCCCGCCTCGTGTGA
- a CDS encoding cupin domain-containing protein → MKRIHVVVMVAVATLIPGLVAGPAGATPAEGDVVRTDLGKGTTTAPIWIVTAGQPTTLHVQRLLLKPGAGSGWHTHPGPEQSVINDGTVVVQTAAYCAPVEYTAGQAVVIPAGIPHRVTNEGAVEADVVVTYTLPADAPVRDDSPAQCA, encoded by the coding sequence ATGAAGCGGATACATGTCGTCGTCATGGTTGCTGTGGCCACCCTCATTCCGGGCCTTGTGGCTGGTCCGGCGGGGGCCACGCCGGCCGAGGGAGACGTCGTGCGTACCGATCTCGGCAAAGGCACCACCACTGCGCCGATCTGGATCGTGACGGCCGGACAGCCGACCACATTGCATGTGCAGCGCCTGCTGCTCAAGCCCGGTGCAGGCAGTGGTTGGCACACCCATCCGGGACCGGAGCAGTCGGTGATCAACGACGGCACGGTGGTGGTGCAAACTGCGGCGTACTGCGCACCTGTCGAGTACACCGCGGGCCAGGCCGTCGTCATTCCGGCGGGAATTCCCCATCGGGTCACCAACGAGGGAGCGGTCGAGGCCGACGTCGTCGTGACCTACACGCTGCCCGCCGACGCCCCGGTGCGGGACGACTCGCCTGCCCAGTGCGCCTAG
- a CDS encoding phosphate/phosphite/phosphonate ABC transporter substrate-binding protein yields MTFRTLCWPARIAAVATASAALILSGCSSSENSDAKTAQGFPETLTLAAIPAENSTDLKASYQPLIKLLEKETGSKVEFVQASDYAGVVEGIIANNVDLAFFGPFAYVVAGVNGAKVTPVGAVIQEQGAKPGYQSYGLARADEANINGLKDFAGKKVCFVDPSSTSGFLYPTAGLIEAGVIKSGSEGDLSAAMSPIFAGGHDSSALAIANGDCDAGFAFDTMVDKTMIAKGDLKPGQLKTVWKSETIAGSVFAANDALGSDAIGKLKTLFADKVNVPNLEAEGFCQGDACRITDERAWGFVPVEDSDYSGVRHVCDVTGSEKCKG; encoded by the coding sequence ATGACGTTCCGCACCCTGTGTTGGCCGGCCCGCATCGCTGCCGTGGCAACTGCCAGCGCCGCCCTCATCTTGTCCGGCTGTTCGAGCTCCGAGAACTCCGACGCCAAGACCGCCCAGGGCTTCCCCGAAACGCTCACCCTGGCCGCGATCCCGGCCGAGAACTCCACCGACCTCAAGGCCAGCTATCAGCCGCTGATCAAGCTGCTGGAAAAGGAGACCGGCTCCAAGGTCGAGTTCGTGCAGGCCTCCGACTACGCCGGGGTGGTCGAGGGCATCATCGCCAACAACGTCGACCTGGCCTTCTTCGGACCGTTCGCCTACGTGGTCGCGGGTGTGAACGGCGCCAAGGTCACTCCGGTCGGCGCGGTGATCCAAGAGCAGGGCGCCAAGCCCGGCTATCAGTCCTACGGACTGGCCCGCGCCGACGAGGCGAACATCAACGGACTCAAGGACTTTGCCGGCAAGAAGGTCTGCTTCGTTGACCCGAGTTCAACCTCCGGCTTCCTCTATCCGACTGCCGGGCTGATCGAGGCGGGGGTGATCAAATCCGGTTCCGAAGGCGACCTGTCTGCGGCGATGTCCCCGATCTTCGCCGGCGGCCATGATTCCTCGGCTTTGGCGATCGCCAACGGTGACTGCGACGCCGGCTTCGCCTTCGACACCATGGTGGACAAGACCATGATCGCCAAGGGCGACCTCAAGCCCGGACAACTCAAGACGGTCTGGAAGTCCGAGACCATCGCCGGCTCGGTGTTCGCCGCCAACGATGCACTGGGCAGCGACGCCATCGGCAAGCTCAAGACGTTGTTCGCCGACAAGGTCAACGTCCCGAATCTGGAGGCAGAGGGCTTCTGCCAGGGCGACGCCTGCCGCATCACCGACGAACGCGCCTGGGGCTTCGTCCCCGTCGAGGATTCGGACTACAGCGGCGTGCGCCACGTCTGTGATGTCACCGGCTCCGAGAAGTGCAAGGGCTGA
- a CDS encoding helix-turn-helix domain-containing protein, producing the protein MKPWNEGQPQKQRMLLSERQINTRGMSIRFATEQIDSTAEWCCLDKDHHLLFLHRAGKVRSIKTDPDWGPTGRALPKVGDIWVVPAGDECTALVCGDTVEYCEITIPDHVLGAPTLVPRIKHRNSLIHQMVEHIYAIADRDDIAARLLTDSVGETLRLVIAKTCAVHRPPRVERRPGTLDAAGRSKVIELLKDGIDSTVSLETLAHQANMSVPVFITAFRAAFHTTPYQYLLDLRFERAKHLLRYTSRTITEISTLVGFSRPSHFSSAFRRRVGVSPKEYRDRT; encoded by the coding sequence ATGAAACCGTGGAACGAGGGTCAGCCTCAGAAGCAACGCATGCTGTTGAGCGAGCGGCAAATCAACACGCGCGGCATGTCCATCAGGTTCGCCACCGAGCAGATCGATAGCACGGCCGAATGGTGCTGTCTTGACAAGGACCACCACCTGTTGTTCCTGCACCGTGCCGGGAAAGTTAGATCCATAAAGACGGACCCGGATTGGGGGCCCACAGGGCGGGCGCTGCCAAAGGTTGGCGACATCTGGGTGGTGCCAGCGGGCGACGAGTGCACCGCCCTCGTCTGCGGCGACACTGTCGAGTATTGCGAGATCACCATCCCCGACCACGTCCTCGGCGCGCCGACGCTCGTTCCTCGCATCAAACACCGTAATTCGCTGATCCATCAGATGGTCGAGCACATCTACGCAATCGCCGACCGCGACGACATTGCCGCACGACTCCTCACCGACTCCGTGGGTGAAACCCTGCGACTGGTCATCGCCAAAACCTGCGCTGTGCACCGGCCGCCGCGCGTCGAACGCCGACCCGGCACGCTCGATGCCGCCGGCCGTTCAAAGGTCATCGAGTTGCTCAAAGATGGCATCGACTCGACGGTCAGCCTCGAAACCCTTGCACACCAAGCCAACATGTCGGTACCCGTCTTCATCACCGCGTTTCGCGCCGCTTTCCACACCACCCCGTACCAGTATCTGCTGGACTTACGGTTCGAACGTGCCAAGCATCTACTCCGGTACACCTCGCGAACAATTACCGAAATCAGTACATTGGTGGGCTTTTCCCGGCCCAGCCACTTCTCCAGCGCCTTCCGACGTCGGGTCGGGGTGTCGCCCAAGGAATACCGGGACCGCACCTGA
- a CDS encoding GntR family transcriptional regulator, translating to MATSAEPRVLKHQVVRAQLERLLDDLEVGDPFPAEREIAERFDVARETVRQALRELLLAGRIERRGRTTVVARPKILQPLSMGSYTEAAKEQGRSGGRILVGWSDLIADEILAGQLAIDIGAPILQLERVLTTDGIRVGLETTKLPATRYPGLRETFDYRESLYAEIRSRGIHFERTVDTIETALPDARESALLTVDSRTPMFLLNRVSYDQDGIPIEQRRSLYRGDRMTFTAVMTAL from the coding sequence GTGGCCACGAGCGCAGAACCGAGGGTTCTCAAGCACCAGGTTGTCCGCGCGCAACTGGAGCGACTGCTCGACGACCTGGAGGTCGGCGACCCATTCCCCGCCGAGCGGGAGATCGCCGAGCGATTCGACGTGGCCCGCGAGACGGTCCGCCAAGCCTTGCGAGAGTTGTTGCTGGCCGGTCGTATTGAACGCCGCGGCCGCACCACCGTCGTCGCCCGGCCCAAGATCCTGCAGCCCTTGTCGATGGGGTCCTACACCGAGGCCGCCAAGGAACAGGGCCGCAGCGGCGGGCGCATCCTGGTCGGCTGGAGCGACCTGATTGCCGATGAGATCCTGGCCGGACAGCTCGCCATCGACATCGGCGCACCCATCCTGCAGCTCGAGCGCGTGTTGACCACCGACGGCATCCGGGTGGGCCTGGAGACCACCAAGCTGCCCGCCACCCGATACCCGGGGCTGCGGGAGACCTTCGACTATCGCGAGTCGCTCTACGCCGAGATCCGCAGCCGGGGAATTCATTTCGAGCGTACCGTCGACACCATCGAGACCGCGTTACCCGATGCTCGCGAATCGGCGCTGCTCACCGTCGACAGCCGCACTCCGATGTTTCTGCTCAATCGAGTGTCCTATGACCAGGACGGGATCCCGATCGAGCAACGGCGTTCCCTGTACCGGGGCGATCGGATGACCTTCACTGCGGTGATGACGGCGCTGTAA
- a CDS encoding Hsp70 family protein, with amino-acid sequence MVEHSSPLGLSIGTTNLVAARVGNQPVSRRSVLTLSTDRTPQVGMPESGSGVTLGGFVERVGDPVPLVAPDGASYPADTLLVEALDAMVDLVGGPSEQLAIAVPAHWGAPTLRALRNALRHNPSLSRDGRAARLVPDAVASLAALRANPGLPSNGVVALLDFGGGGTSITLADAASMFEPIDETTRYPDFSGDQIDQALLTHVLDGVAQAGGIDPAGTAAVGSLARLREECRQAKERLSAETATDLVVDLPGYSATVRVTRTELESLMQAPLAGVLDALEKALERNGISWPAVSAVVTIGGGASIPLFTQRLSEHSQAQVVTTPQPALDAAIGAALSAAYAADADAQTGMAPTLGQAAVLPTAGIPSAADSSSGEASSTFRALAWSEDDAGDDVVPYTGPDLVESYGSETAARPAVQYVPPTGPIEQPRGGWERLPLTVFAVAAALVLVAIGGVTYALTSATGTAPSSEVKPPEPKPLPPQEVAPSPVAPPPPVEPPPAPEPVTQAPAPPPVTVTQAPPPPVTETRVVTQTTTPPPVTTTTTTTTTTTTTPPPTTTTTTPTTTTTTTNPMTTTYVTVPFVPVPIPIQVPNRGETQNPYPQQPQYPYQQQPQYPYQPYP; translated from the coding sequence ATGGTTGAGCACTCTAGCCCGTTGGGGTTGTCGATCGGGACCACCAACTTGGTTGCGGCGCGTGTCGGCAATCAACCTGTCAGCCGGCGTTCGGTGTTGACATTGTCGACCGACCGGACGCCGCAGGTCGGCATGCCCGAATCCGGCTCCGGCGTCACGCTCGGCGGATTCGTCGAGCGGGTGGGTGACCCGGTGCCGCTGGTCGCGCCCGACGGTGCGTCCTATCCGGCCGACACGCTGCTGGTCGAGGCCCTCGATGCGATGGTCGACCTCGTCGGCGGCCCTTCCGAACAGCTGGCCATCGCGGTGCCCGCGCACTGGGGTGCGCCCACGTTGCGTGCTCTGCGCAACGCGCTGCGTCACAACCCCAGCCTGTCGCGCGACGGGAGGGCAGCCCGGCTCGTTCCCGACGCCGTCGCCTCGCTGGCGGCGCTGCGGGCCAATCCCGGTTTGCCGTCCAACGGCGTGGTGGCGTTGCTGGACTTCGGCGGCGGCGGCACCAGCATCACGCTGGCCGACGCCGCATCGATGTTCGAGCCGATCGACGAGACCACCCGCTATCCCGATTTCTCCGGTGACCAGATCGATCAGGCGCTACTGACCCATGTGCTCGACGGGGTTGCCCAGGCCGGCGGGATCGACCCGGCCGGCACCGCGGCCGTCGGGTCGCTGGCTCGCCTGCGTGAGGAATGCCGTCAGGCCAAGGAGCGGCTGTCGGCGGAGACCGCGACCGATCTGGTGGTCGATCTACCCGGGTATTCGGCCACGGTGCGGGTGACCCGCACCGAACTGGAGTCGCTGATGCAGGCGCCGCTGGCCGGTGTGCTGGATGCGCTGGAGAAGGCGTTGGAGCGCAACGGGATCAGCTGGCCGGCCGTCTCGGCGGTGGTGACCATCGGCGGTGGTGCCAGCATTCCTCTTTTCACCCAAAGGCTTTCGGAGCATTCGCAGGCTCAGGTGGTGACCACTCCGCAGCCTGCGCTGGATGCCGCGATCGGCGCCGCGTTGTCGGCCGCCTACGCCGCGGATGCTGATGCGCAGACCGGCATGGCGCCCACGCTGGGCCAGGCGGCAGTGCTTCCGACGGCCGGAATCCCTTCCGCTGCAGACAGTTCCTCGGGTGAGGCCTCATCCACCTTCCGGGCGTTGGCCTGGTCGGAAGACGACGCAGGCGATGACGTCGTGCCGTATACCGGACCCGATCTGGTGGAGTCCTACGGCAGTGAGACCGCGGCCCGCCCGGCTGTGCAGTACGTGCCGCCGACGGGACCGATCGAACAGCCCCGCGGCGGCTGGGAACGGTTGCCGTTGACGGTTTTCGCGGTGGCCGCCGCGCTGGTCCTGGTCGCCATCGGTGGTGTGACGTATGCGTTGACCAGTGCCACCGGCACTGCGCCGAGCTCGGAGGTCAAACCACCCGAGCCCAAGCCGTTACCTCCGCAGGAGGTGGCGCCGAGCCCGGTCGCACCCCCGCCACCCGTCGAGCCGCCACCTGCCCCCGAGCCGGTGACGCAGGCGCCCGCGCCGCCGCCGGTCACGGTGACACAGGCGCCGCCGCCACCGGTGACCGAAACGCGCGTCGTCACGCAGACGACGACGCCTCCTCCTGTCACCACGACCACCACCACAACCACGACGACAACCACCACGCCTCCGCCGACGACCACGACGACGACGCCGACCACGACCACCACGACGACGAACCCGATGACCACGACATACGTCACGGTGCCGTTCGTCCCCGTGCCCATTCCGATCCAGGTGCCCAACCGCGGCGAGACGCAGAACCCGTACCCGCAGCAGCCGCAGTACCCCTATCAGCAGCAGCCGCAGTATCCATACCAGCCGTATCCGTGA
- a CDS encoding glycoside hydrolase family 16 protein has protein sequence MDRRSVMFMMGLGVAAAALPAGTANADPAAPGPAAPGAPTPPAAAAAQPTFLFQDEFNGPAGSPPDPTWWHLIPERETIKNPVEWDKPFNMGRYVTDTEHAFQDGKGNLVIRATRGPGTTIQEKYASAKVVGNWRGGIGTTWEARVKLNCLTDGAWPAFWLLNDDPVRGGEVDLVEWYGNRDWPSGTTVHARLDGESFATDPHPIDSGWHTWRMSWTEHGMYFWKDYAPGMEPFFEVPANSLEDWPFNDPGYTMVPVFNIAVGGSGGRDPSGGSYPAEMLVDWIRVFQG, from the coding sequence ATGGATCGTCGCAGTGTGATGTTCATGATGGGTCTGGGGGTGGCAGCCGCAGCGCTGCCTGCCGGGACGGCCAACGCCGACCCGGCCGCACCTGGTCCCGCCGCGCCCGGAGCTCCCACCCCGCCGGCTGCCGCAGCGGCGCAGCCGACCTTCCTGTTCCAGGATGAGTTCAACGGTCCGGCCGGCTCTCCGCCGGACCCGACGTGGTGGCACCTGATCCCGGAGCGTGAGACCATCAAGAACCCGGTCGAGTGGGACAAGCCGTTCAACATGGGCCGGTATGTCACCGACACCGAGCACGCATTCCAGGACGGCAAGGGCAACCTGGTGATTCGCGCGACGCGCGGCCCGGGGACCACGATCCAGGAGAAGTACGCCAGCGCCAAGGTCGTCGGCAACTGGCGCGGTGGCATCGGCACCACCTGGGAGGCCCGGGTCAAGCTCAACTGCCTGACCGACGGTGCCTGGCCCGCCTTCTGGCTGCTGAATGACGATCCCGTTCGCGGTGGCGAGGTCGACCTGGTGGAGTGGTACGGCAACCGTGACTGGCCGTCGGGCACCACCGTGCACGCGCGCCTGGACGGCGAGTCGTTCGCCACCGACCCGCACCCCATCGACAGCGGCTGGCACACCTGGCGGATGTCGTGGACGGAACACGGCATGTACTTCTGGAAGGACTATGCCCCGGGCATGGAACCCTTCTTCGAGGTGCCCGCAAACTCGTTGGAAGACTGGCCCTTCAACGATCCGGGCTACACCATGGTGCCGGTGTTCAACATCGCTGTCGGCGGCTCGGGCGGCCGTGACCCGAGCGGTGGCAGCTACCCGGCCGAGATGCTGGTCGACTGGATCCGCGTCTTCCAGGGCTGA
- a CDS encoding zinc-binding dehydrogenase: MDQIPPRVTAAAVWTGSGVDVRNVPIPELDAGEVLVRVRLATVCGSDLHTVMGRRSAACPSVLGHEAVGDIVATGPDTGAEVGQRVIWSVTVACGECPRCRSGLTAKCLSVRKVGHEPFDGDWPLSGSYAAHVVLPRGTTIAVVPDTLPDAVAAPAACATATVMATLEAAGELTGRRVLIGGAGMLGLTAVAACATAGADVQVVDRNADRMELATRFGGRTSDGGPVDVAIDYTGSCAAVADALGRLDIGGTLVLAGSVTPGPSLAVDPETVVRRWLTITGVHNYEPRHLHRAVKFLDETREHYPWEALVVPPVELKQIASALNPPPPGKLRTAICP; this comes from the coding sequence ATGGATCAGATCCCGCCTCGTGTGACGGCAGCCGCGGTGTGGACCGGCTCCGGCGTCGACGTGCGGAACGTCCCAATTCCTGAACTCGACGCCGGAGAGGTGCTGGTCCGGGTAAGGCTGGCCACGGTGTGCGGCAGTGACCTGCACACCGTGATGGGCCGCCGTTCCGCAGCCTGCCCGTCGGTGCTCGGCCATGAGGCGGTCGGCGACATCGTCGCCACCGGTCCTGACACGGGCGCCGAAGTAGGGCAACGGGTTATCTGGTCGGTCACGGTGGCCTGCGGTGAGTGCCCGCGGTGCCGGTCCGGGCTGACCGCCAAATGTCTATCGGTGCGCAAGGTCGGCCACGAGCCGTTCGACGGCGACTGGCCGCTGTCGGGTTCCTATGCCGCACACGTGGTTCTGCCGCGCGGTACCACCATCGCCGTGGTCCCCGACACGTTGCCCGACGCGGTCGCCGCACCTGCTGCCTGCGCCACGGCAACGGTGATGGCCACCTTGGAAGCCGCCGGCGAGTTGACCGGGCGACGGGTTCTCATCGGCGGGGCAGGCATGTTGGGGCTCACCGCTGTTGCGGCATGCGCCACCGCCGGGGCCGACGTCCAAGTGGTCGACCGCAACGCCGACCGCATGGAGCTAGCGACCCGTTTCGGCGGCCGTACCTCTGACGGCGGCCCGGTCGATGTGGCGATCGACTACACGGGCTCGTGTGCTGCCGTCGCGGATGCGTTGGGCCGCCTCGATATCGGCGGCACCCTGGTGCTGGCCGGGTCGGTCACCCCGGGCCCGTCGTTGGCCGTGGACCCGGAAACCGTGGTCCGGCGATGGCTGACCATCACCGGTGTGCACAATTACGAGCCACGGCATCTGCACCGGGCCGTCAAATTTCTTGACGAAACCCGCGAGCACTATCCGTGGGAAGCGCTCGTCGTCCCGCCGGTGGAGCTCAAGCAGATCGCGTCGGCGCTGAATCCGCCGCCGCCGGGGAAGCTTCGGACAGCGATCTGCCCTTAA
- a CDS encoding recombinase family protein: MSTAVLRVLGAVRLSKLTDESTSPVRQRERIEWWAQGHQPATVVSISEDLDTSGAVDPFKRASLGKWLTDTPPEPWDVLVAWKLDRISRSSMDTETLLRWCLDRGKRIVCVDDGIDTDTQMGQVWVKLASIFAEVERNAIKERTTQARKKLRSESRWGGETVHYGLKPEQIPTGGYRLVHDDEAVAVIRRIVADVMRGDSVQSIADRLTAEGVPSSRDRQRQLQGREMTGAAWSTTTLHRLLESKTLLGYTVHQGDADPEVMKSEPILTASEFRSLQAVLEQRKRPKTTNRTSNASPLLGVAFCLDCGVTLHQKSQLAKGKRYRYYYCPSKPQHGNKIPGEWLEQVLEEAFLHELGDAEVHEPVLVPASDHTDELESARMQLETVASAMRKATSQTVLEVLAEQVAELDARIAELETLPVQPARTEHIPTGRTYAEDWKKSDTDARRRLLLDSGIRYEVLVEGRTRTQGGAFKSNLLVPEDIRDRMVKS, from the coding sequence ATGTCTACCGCCGTCCTCCGAGTGCTCGGAGCTGTGCGTTTGTCGAAACTGACAGACGAATCAACCTCCCCCGTTCGGCAACGGGAACGTATCGAGTGGTGGGCACAAGGCCACCAGCCTGCCACGGTTGTGTCGATCTCAGAAGATCTGGACACATCCGGAGCTGTGGACCCATTCAAACGCGCATCGCTTGGCAAGTGGCTGACCGACACCCCACCAGAGCCTTGGGATGTGCTGGTGGCTTGGAAACTCGACAGGATCTCCCGGTCCTCGATGGACACCGAGACCCTGTTGCGTTGGTGTCTGGACCGGGGCAAGCGCATCGTGTGCGTAGACGACGGGATCGACACCGATACCCAGATGGGACAGGTATGGGTAAAGCTCGCTTCGATCTTCGCCGAGGTCGAACGCAACGCGATCAAAGAGCGCACTACGCAGGCCCGAAAGAAGCTGCGGTCCGAGAGCCGATGGGGAGGCGAGACCGTTCACTACGGGCTCAAACCTGAGCAGATCCCCACCGGGGGATACAGGTTGGTCCACGACGACGAAGCCGTTGCGGTAATCCGGCGCATCGTTGCCGACGTAATGCGCGGTGATTCCGTCCAGTCCATCGCTGATCGGCTGACGGCTGAAGGTGTGCCGTCATCTCGGGACCGGCAACGCCAACTGCAAGGTAGAGAGATGACCGGCGCAGCGTGGAGCACCACGACGTTGCACCGCCTCCTAGAGTCAAAGACCCTACTGGGCTACACCGTCCACCAGGGCGACGCTGACCCCGAGGTGATGAAGTCCGAACCGATCCTCACAGCTTCCGAGTTCCGTTCGTTGCAAGCCGTTTTGGAACAACGCAAGCGCCCCAAAACGACGAACCGCACCAGCAACGCAAGCCCGCTGTTGGGGGTTGCGTTCTGCCTCGATTGCGGAGTCACGCTTCACCAAAAGTCACAGCTGGCCAAAGGCAAGCGATACCGCTACTACTACTGCCCGTCGAAACCGCAGCACGGCAACAAGATTCCAGGCGAGTGGTTGGAGCAGGTTCTAGAAGAGGCCTTTCTACACGAACTGGGAGACGCCGAGGTCCACGAACCTGTTCTCGTTCCGGCGTCCGATCACACCGACGAACTCGAATCAGCTCGAATGCAGCTGGAGACCGTCGCCAGCGCTATGCGTAAGGCAACTTCACAGACCGTTCTAGAGGTGCTTGCCGAACAAGTCGCAGAGCTAGATGCACGAATAGCAGAGTTGGAGACTCTGCCGGTACAGCCAGCTAGGACCGAGCACATCCCTACCGGACGCACCTACGCAGAGGACTGGAAGAAGTCCGACACCGACGCGAGGAGACGCTTACTGCTCGACTCCGGTATTAGGTATGAGGTTCTGGTGGAGGGCAGGACACGCACCCAGGGCGGAGCTTTCAAAAGCAATCTGCTTGTACCAGAGGACATTCGAGACCGAATGGTGAAGTCGTGA
- the phnC gene encoding phosphonate ABC transporter ATP-binding protein: MSTSGPHHSVAGDDLVVIAKDVTKRFGDTLALDRVSLEVRRSEMLVLLGLSGSGKSTLLRCLNGLHPVTSGSVEVGGTHVDRASAKQLRSLRRNVGFVFQHFNLVGRLSCLENVLIGGLGQLRLPRYGALTYPKAMRAEALAYLDRVGLADFADRRADTLSGGQQQRVAIARTLMQKPGLLLADEPVASLDPENAGVVMDLLFRVCIEEKLTVVCTLHQVDLALGWAHRLVGLRNGQKILDRPAVGMTRDDVMEIYQRVDPAARSAARPS, from the coding sequence ATGAGCACCAGCGGACCCCACCACTCCGTAGCCGGCGACGATCTCGTCGTCATTGCCAAGGACGTCACCAAACGCTTCGGTGACACTCTGGCCCTCGACCGCGTCAGCCTCGAGGTGCGGCGCAGCGAGATGCTGGTGCTACTGGGCCTGTCCGGCTCCGGCAAGTCCACCCTGCTGCGCTGCCTCAACGGACTGCACCCGGTCACCTCCGGCAGTGTCGAGGTCGGTGGCACCCATGTCGATCGAGCCTCGGCCAAACAGCTGCGCTCCCTACGCCGCAACGTGGGGTTCGTGTTCCAGCACTTCAACCTCGTCGGCCGGTTGAGCTGCCTGGAGAACGTCCTGATCGGCGGTCTCGGACAGCTGCGGCTCCCCCGCTACGGCGCGCTCACCTATCCCAAGGCGATGCGCGCCGAAGCCCTGGCCTACCTGGACCGCGTCGGTCTGGCCGACTTCGCCGACCGCCGCGCCGACACCCTCTCCGGCGGCCAACAACAACGGGTCGCGATCGCCCGCACCCTGATGCAGAAACCCGGCCTGCTGCTGGCCGATGAACCGGTCGCCTCACTCGATCCCGAAAATGCCGGTGTGGTCATGGATCTGCTGTTCCGAGTCTGCATCGAGGAGAAGCTGACCGTGGTCTGCACGCTGCACCAGGTGGACCTCGCGCTGGGCTGGGCGCACCGCCTCGTCGGCCTGCGCAACGGCCAGAAGATCCTGGACCGGCCCGCGGTCGGGATGACCCGCGACGACGTCATGGAGATCTACCAGCGCGTCGACCCTGCAGCTCGTTCGGCGGCCCGTCCCTCGTGA